The Limibacillus halophilus genome has a window encoding:
- a CDS encoding SRPBCC family protein, translated as MASVNLKQPLLVPADIVWGLIGQFNGVPDWHPAVEKCEIETKDGETIRHLALAGGGSIVERQTTHDGGARSYSYEILSPGPLPIANYKATITVHSKGSGCEVEWSSDFEAKGAAEGDAVAAVRGVYEAGFANLRKMFGAG; from the coding sequence ATGGCAAGTGTAAACCTGAAGCAGCCCCTATTGGTGCCAGCCGATATCGTTTGGGGATTGATCGGCCAATTCAATGGCGTGCCGGATTGGCATCCCGCAGTCGAAAAGTGTGAGATCGAAACCAAGGATGGTGAAACAATCCGTCATCTGGCGCTGGCCGGCGGCGGATCCATCGTCGAGCGCCAGACGACCCATGACGGCGGTGCGCGCAGTTATAGTTACGAGATACTCTCGCCGGGGCCGCTGCCGATCGCTAACTACAAGGCGACTATCACGGTACACAGCAAGGGCAGTGGCTGCGAAGTCGAATGGTCAAGCGATTTTGAGGCCAAGGGCGCAGCGGAAGGCGATGCTGTCGCGGCCGTTCGCGGCGTGTATGAGGCGGGCTTTGCCAATCTCAGAAAGATGTTCGGCGCAGGCTGA